A region from the Brachyspira hampsonii genome encodes:
- a CDS encoding LysM peptidoglycan-binding domain-containing protein: MKKIIIFIFIIYSIVMSTPLFIEETPIKNYIKNKILQEAEKKGDIQTIKELTNENTLIITNHKSMTTNNSVLIITNDIDFSKYRDRGYDITMDVLPRYYTVRAGDTLLKISSYPFIYGERNFWRIIYIHNRYIINDTTSLPIGLKLFIPSIRGETRYWNYESQLEYVPFKIKMDLTTNLYQDYPFIIKTE; this comes from the coding sequence ATGAAAAAGATTATTATTTTTATATTTATTATTTACAGTATAGTAATGTCCACGCCATTATTTATAGAAGAAACTCCAATAAAGAACTATATAAAAAATAAAATTTTGCAAGAGGCAGAAAAAAAAGGCGATATTCAAACTATAAAAGAATTAACAAATGAAAATACACTAATCATAACTAATCATAAATCAATGACAACTAATAATAGTGTATTAATCATAACTAATGATATAGATTTTTCAAAGTATAGAGATAGAGGATATGATATAACAATGGATGTACTTCCTAGATATTACACTGTGAGGGCAGGGGATACATTATTAAAAATATCATCATATCCGTTTATATACGGCGAAAGAAATTTCTGGCGTATTATATATATTCATAATAGGTATATAATAAATGATACTACTTCTCTGCCAATTGGGTTAAAACTTTTTATACCAAGCATAAGAGGAGAAACAAGATATTGGAACTATGAATCTCAGCTTGAATATGTACCATTCAAAATAAAAATGGATTTAACTACAAATCTCTATCAGGACTATCCTTTCATTATAAAAACTGAATAA
- a CDS encoding leucine-rich repeat protein, protein MKIRIIIFICIILAIVLSCNIEYLGPDNAVEEASKIDFFIYQIHLSASNNGGAFQCPIIYDAINRSGGARLGIRGIINRETILSIADCLRKIPDRHVFLYAENVVINESDKRWPGYSFTNVKNLTGIYFPSSMDAIGTNAFYNCTALEAIVLGTNFKLMYPRMLSGVKNLKHVVYYGSRLDFTGAVNGNAWEGIPQEQMTLYLGNFDGYQETNVGGKIYTTTNWARYTWKKVYYKGEFNIEDIIEVLE, encoded by the coding sequence ATGAAAATTAGAATTATAATATTTATCTGCATTATTTTAGCTATTGTTTTATCTTGCAATATAGAATATTTAGGTCCTGATAATGCAGTAGAAGAAGCAAGTAAAATAGATTTTTTTATATATCAAATTCACTTGTCTGCTAGTAACAATGGAGGAGCTTTTCAATGTCCTATAATATATGATGCCATAAATAGAAGCGGAGGAGCTAGACTTGGAATAAGAGGAATAATAAATAGAGAAACAATACTAAGTATAGCTGACTGCCTTAGAAAAATACCAGACAGGCATGTTTTTTTATATGCTGAAAATGTTGTTATTAATGAATCGGATAAAAGATGGCCCGGATATAGTTTTACAAATGTGAAAAATCTTACAGGAATATATTTCCCTTCCAGTATGGATGCTATAGGTACTAATGCTTTTTATAACTGTACAGCACTTGAGGCTATAGTTTTAGGTACTAATTTTAAGCTCATGTATCCACGCATGCTTTCTGGGGTTAAAAATCTTAAACATGTAGTATATTATGGTTCTAGATTAGACTTTACAGGTGCTGTGAATGGAAATGCTTGGGAAGGGATACCTCAGGAGCAAATGACTTTGTATTTAGGTAATTTTGACGGTTATCAAGAAACTAATGTAGGCGGAAAAATATACACTACTACAAATTGGGCTAGATATACTTGGAAAAAAGTTTATTATAAGGGAGAATTTAATATTGAAGATATAATAGAAGTATTAGAATAG
- a CDS encoding TAXI family TRAP transporter solute-binding subunit: protein MRNVFISTAVILSLLMIGCQKSNNLNYIFATGGTSGTYYSFGGSIASIWNANIEGMNVTAQSTGASAENLRLLNRHEADLAFVQNDVMDYAYNGTDIFDGEVLSNFSAVLTLYPELVQIAATKSSGITSIADMKGKRVSVGDAGSGTEFNAKQILEAYGLTFDDINKSNLSFKESSDGLQNGSLDACFIVAGIPNAALQELSLSSDIVLVSLDKAQVDEILNKYKYYTEVTIPANTYNNVTTDTTAIAVRATITVNNDIPEDVVYNLIKTLFDKKADLATAHAKGEELNIEDAYKGVSIPFHPGALKYYKELGYNIQ, encoded by the coding sequence ATGAGAAATGTTTTTATTTCTACGGCTGTCATCTTATCATTGCTGATGATAGGATGTCAAAAAAGCAACAATCTAAATTACATTTTTGCTACAGGGGGAACTAGCGGTACTTACTATTCATTCGGCGGAAGTATAGCAAGTATATGGAATGCCAATATTGAAGGAATGAATGTTACTGCTCAGTCAACAGGAGCTTCTGCTGAAAATTTAAGACTTCTTAACAGACATGAAGCTGATTTAGCATTCGTACAAAATGATGTTATGGACTATGCCTATAACGGTACAGATATCTTTGACGGCGAAGTATTAAGCAATTTTTCTGCTGTTCTTACATTGTATCCTGAATTAGTACAAATAGCAGCTACAAAATCAAGCGGAATAACATCAATAGCTGATATGAAAGGAAAAAGAGTATCTGTAGGAGATGCCGGAAGCGGTACTGAATTTAATGCTAAACAAATATTAGAAGCTTACGGACTTACATTTGATGATATAAATAAATCAAATCTTTCATTTAAAGAATCAAGCGACGGACTTCAAAATGGCAGTTTAGATGCTTGCTTCATAGTAGCAGGAATACCTAATGCTGCTTTGCAGGAATTATCTTTATCAAGTGATATAGTTTTGGTATCTTTAGATAAAGCTCAAGTAGATGAAATATTAAATAAATATAAATACTATACTGAAGTTACTATACCTGCAAATACATATAATAATGTTACTACAGATACTACAGCTATAGCAGTAAGAGCAACTATTACAGTTAATAATGACATACCTGAAGATGTTGTTTATAATCTAATAAAAACTTTATTTGATAAAAAAGCTGATTTAGCAACTGCTCATGCTAAAGGTGAAGAATTAAATATTGAAGATGCTTATAAAGGCGTATCTATACCATTCCATCCTGGTGCTTTAAAATACTATAAAGAATTAGGTTATAATATACAATAA
- a CDS encoding DUF1850 domain-containing protein, whose translation MLKKIIICTSVIIIIIIALLFVPLFPRLVLNSVKNNKVNFIFNINKKEFLISYTHSVNKGRIRDYYIINDNNDIVLEKTRFVSYGAGISDPQGDENIIITDDYIEINNINKVIKDLYLFIGIVADHRIEFDGKEIKLDTLFKPQINIKIQYKKVSLFKMITSVRGKQ comes from the coding sequence ATGTTAAAAAAAATTATTATATGTACATCTGTTATCATCATAATAATTATTGCTTTATTATTTGTGCCTCTATTTCCAAGACTTGTATTAAATAGTGTTAAAAATAATAAAGTTAATTTTATATTTAATATTAATAAAAAAGAGTTTCTAATTTCATATACCCATTCTGTAAATAAGGGAAGAATTAGAGATTATTACATTATAAATGATAATAATGATATAGTGTTGGAAAAAACAAGATTTGTTTCTTATGGCGCCGGTATATCTGATCCTCAGGGCGATGAAAATATAATTATTACAGATGATTACATAGAAATAAATAATATTAATAAAGTAATAAAAGATTTATATTTATTTATCGGTATTGTAGCTGATCACAGAATAGAATTTGATGGAAAAGAAATAAAATTAGATACACTATTCAAGCCTCAAATAAATATAAAAATACAATATAAAAAAGTTTCATTATTTAAAATGATTACAAGTGTAAGGGGGAAACAATGA
- a CDS encoding TRAP transporter permease has translation MKDKKDIHILTVEEIDGYMSKYDSESRYRRYKDWKKYLIIAISVVFCLFQLYSILSGRITAQIVRATHLAFVMLLSYLLFPMKKDMPKDKLPWYDVILAIIGAVSWGYIVINFESIVRRAGIYTTTDIIIGIIGILIIFEACRRIVGLPILIISIVFIIYALFGAYAPGFLNHRGYSLQRLVSHLFYNTEGIMGTPIGASATFIFLFIFFGALLDKTGIGQFFIDICNAIAGGFDGGPAKVAVLTSAMFGTVSGSSVSNTVGTGSFTIPMMKSLGYRPEFAGAVEASASTGGQLMPPIMGAASFLMAESLGVPYMEVAKAAIIPAILYFTGIFIMVHLEAKKTGLKGLSRDSLPKMGTLLMKKGYLVIPLLTIIYFFVLGKTAIYAGLMGIIAAGIVAIVNSIVDIIMKRKISFGFNDLIDVFVNAARNIISVAIACAMAGIIIGVITLTGLGLKIGAGLISISGGIPLLLLFLTMISSIILGMGVPTTANYLITSTIAASAIIGLGYEPLAAHMFVFYFGIIADVTPPVALAAMAGAAIAKSDPLKTGIEATKLSIGAFIIPYMFIFNPDILMINTTISDIIPILISSLIGMFGVSAGLEGYVFRKCKAYERILFIIAGLLSIYPEVYSDIIGIGIIAILVIIQIATKNKRNTPAAA, from the coding sequence ATGAAAGATAAAAAAGATATTCACATTCTAACGGTTGAAGAAATTGATGGTTATATGAGCAAATATGACAGTGAATCAAGATACAGAAGATATAAAGATTGGAAAAAATATCTTATAATAGCAATATCTGTTGTATTTTGTTTATTTCAATTATATTCAATATTATCTGGAAGGATTACTGCACAAATTGTTAGAGCCACTCACTTAGCATTTGTTATGCTTCTTTCCTATCTTCTATTTCCTATGAAAAAAGATATGCCTAAGGATAAACTTCCTTGGTATGATGTTATACTTGCTATAATAGGAGCAGTTTCTTGGGGTTATATTGTAATTAATTTTGAATCAATAGTAAGAAGAGCCGGAATATATACTACAACCGATATTATCATCGGCATAATAGGAATACTTATTATATTTGAAGCATGCCGAAGAATAGTAGGGCTTCCTATACTTATAATATCAATAGTTTTTATAATATATGCATTATTTGGAGCTTATGCACCAGGTTTTTTAAATCACAGAGGATATTCTCTTCAAAGATTAGTATCGCATTTATTTTATAATACAGAAGGTATAATGGGTACGCCTATAGGAGCATCAGCTACATTTATTTTCTTATTTATATTTTTCGGTGCTTTACTTGATAAAACAGGAATAGGTCAGTTTTTTATAGATATATGTAACGCTATAGCAGGAGGTTTTGACGGAGGTCCTGCAAAGGTGGCTGTACTTACAAGTGCTATGTTTGGTACCGTATCAGGAAGTTCTGTTTCTAATACTGTAGGTACAGGAAGTTTTACAATTCCTATGATGAAATCTTTAGGATACAGACCTGAGTTTGCAGGTGCCGTTGAGGCTTCAGCTTCCACAGGAGGACAGTTAATGCCTCCTATAATGGGTGCAGCTTCTTTCTTAATGGCTGAAAGTTTAGGTGTACCTTATATGGAAGTTGCCAAGGCAGCTATAATACCTGCCATACTTTATTTTACAGGTATATTTATAATGGTTCATTTAGAAGCTAAAAAAACAGGGCTTAAAGGTTTATCAAGAGATTCTCTTCCTAAAATGGGTACGCTTTTAATGAAAAAAGGATATTTAGTTATTCCGCTGCTTACTATAATATATTTCTTTGTACTTGGAAAAACTGCAATTTATGCCGGATTAATGGGTATTATTGCTGCAGGTATAGTTGCTATAGTTAATTCTATAGTAGATATCATAATGAAAAGAAAAATAAGTTTTGGATTTAATGATTTAATAGATGTTTTCGTTAATGCTGCTAGAAATATAATAAGCGTAGCTATTGCCTGTGCTATGGCTGGTATTATAATAGGAGTTATTACTTTAACAGGATTAGGTTTAAAAATAGGAGCAGGATTAATATCTATATCAGGCGGAATACCTCTATTACTATTATTCCTAACTATGATTAGTTCTATTATATTAGGTATGGGTGTTCCTACAACTGCAAATTATCTTATCACTTCAACAATAGCAGCAAGTGCAATAATAGGTTTAGGTTATGAACCTTTAGCTGCTCATATGTTCGTGTTCTATTTTGGTATTATAGCCGATGTTACTCCTCCTGTTGCTTTGGCGGCTATGGCTGGTGCTGCAATTGCCAAATCAGATCCTCTTAAAACAGGAATAGAAGCGACAAAACTTTCTATAGGTGCTTTTATTATTCCTTATATGTTTATATTTAATCCAGACATACTTATGATTAATACTACAATTTCTGATATTATACCTATACTTATAAGTTCGCTTATAGGTATGTTTGGAGTATCTGCAGGATTAGAAGGTTATGTATTTAGAAAATGTAAGGCGTATGAGAGAATATTATTTATTATAGCAGGACTTCTTTCTATATATCCTGAAGTTTACAGCGATATTATAGGAATAGGTATTATCGCTATATTAGTTATTATACAAATAGCTACAAAAAATAAAAGAAATACTCCTGCTGCTGCTTAA
- a CDS encoding GyrI-like domain-containing protein: protein MEIEIVEKKDFEVIGKVAEGESEKHSKWVLPLWQEFNKNIKEIINLVKVDENNNLAGIWGIMNDINETFAPWGEKGKYMAGVEVKENSNVPEGWTKWNIKGGKFIKVKCNIENYSKIFTKIVEDYAPKNGYIIEGNVMEYYIPNSKDFYLFFYIKGN from the coding sequence ATGGAAATAGAAATAGTAGAAAAAAAAGATTTTGAAGTTATAGGAAAAGTAGCTGAAGGAGAAAGCGAAAAACATTCTAAGTGGGTATTACCTTTATGGCAGGAATTCAATAAAAATATTAAAGAAATTATAAATTTAGTAAAAGTTGATGAAAATAATAATTTAGCTGGTATATGGGGTATAATGAATGATATAAATGAAACATTCGCACCTTGGGGAGAAAAAGGAAAATATATGGCAGGCGTAGAAGTAAAAGAAAATTCTAATGTCCCTGAAGGCTGGACAAAATGGAATATCAAAGGCGGAAAGTTTATAAAAGTTAAATGCAATATAGAAAATTACAGCAAAATATTTACAAAGATAGTAGAAGATTATGCTCCGAAAAATGGATATATAATAGAAGGCAATGTTATGGAATATTATATACCTAACAGCAAAGATTTTTATTTATTTTTTTACATAAAAGGAAATTGA
- the rdgB gene encoding RdgB/HAM1 family non-canonical purine NTP pyrophosphatase: protein MLEKLVIATANKHKLKEIESIFKGSVIKEILSMPSDIGEIIEDGNTFIENSLIKAKTVYNHTKLPSLADDSGLCVNALGGKPGIYSARYGGESLGYKEKMQMLLDELKDKKDTTAYFITSAVCVLDDNYYIAVEGRVNGKIIENPRGFEGFGYDPIFQPDGYNITYAEMSLEEKNSMSHRALAMNKMKNILSCIYNY from the coding sequence ATGCTTGAAAAATTAGTAATAGCAACAGCAAATAAACATAAATTAAAAGAAATAGAATCTATATTTAAGGGAAGTGTAATAAAAGAGATATTATCAATGCCTTCAGATATAGGCGAAATAATAGAAGACGGAAATACATTCATAGAAAACTCTCTTATAAAAGCAAAAACAGTATATAATCATACTAAACTTCCATCTTTGGCAGATGATTCAGGACTTTGTGTTAATGCACTTGGGGGAAAACCCGGAATATATTCTGCAAGATACGGAGGAGAGAGTTTAGGATATAAAGAAAAAATGCAGATGCTTTTAGATGAATTAAAAGATAAAAAAGACACAACTGCATACTTTATAACTTCTGCAGTATGCGTATTAGATGATAATTATTATATAGCAGTTGAAGGCAGGGTCAATGGAAAAATAATAGAAAATCCAAGAGGTTTTGAAGGTTTCGGATATGATCCTATATTTCAGCCTGACGGATATAATATTACTTATGCTGAAATGAGCCTTGAAGAAAAAAATTCTATGAGTCATAGAGCATTAGCTATGAATAAAATGAAAAATATTTTATCTTGTATTTATAATTATTAA
- a CDS encoding ROK family protein, with protein sequence MKHITEIKSKNKKDIIKLLYKKNIMSKKRIAAELELSPSVITKLCSELIKENILVEMNRIDSKKLGRKEVEIKINPNYKKCIGITINHISTDILLVDMQFQVIEKVSFKTSTNYENDLLKIVSTVQEIIYNYSLNNKDILGIGISIKGNTDGIYSYSGIWGTKVNIKDYIENHLNIPTVIDNGIRCSALLEQLYSNEDNFMFIKYMEPGIGGAIILNGSIKRGENNLIMDFGHMIIDTNSDYCNICKRKGCLESIISIEKILINVKNNFSKEFCPVLWEICSGDLNNINISNIIKAADNGCININNIFKKNAQYFALCLINTYSIMDVNKIIIIGDLFSSKRFVSYFRTAVEEYQLTDIYDKIEMHFHENVLLSPVALLLNEYLF encoded by the coding sequence TTGAAGCATATTACTGAAATAAAATCTAAAAATAAAAAAGATATAATAAAACTTTTATATAAAAAAAATATTATGTCTAAAAAACGAATAGCGGCAGAATTAGAATTATCTCCTTCTGTTATTACTAAACTATGCTCAGAATTAATTAAAGAAAATATATTAGTAGAAATGAATAGAATAGACAGCAAAAAATTAGGAAGAAAAGAAGTAGAGATAAAAATAAATCCAAATTATAAAAAATGTATAGGCATAACTATAAATCATATATCAACTGATATTTTACTTGTGGATATGCAGTTTCAAGTTATAGAAAAGGTATCTTTCAAAACAAGTACAAATTATGAAAATGATTTATTAAAAATAGTTAGTACAGTACAAGAAATCATATATAACTATTCACTTAATAATAAAGATATTCTTGGTATAGGAATAAGTATAAAAGGCAATACTGACGGCATATATTCATATTCAGGTATTTGGGGTACAAAAGTGAATATAAAAGATTATATAGAAAATCATTTAAATATACCAACGGTTATAGATAATGGTATAAGATGCAGTGCTTTGCTTGAACAATTATATTCCAATGAAGATAATTTCATGTTCATTAAATATATGGAGCCTGGAATTGGAGGTGCTATAATATTAAATGGAAGTATAAAACGAGGAGAAAATAATTTAATAATGGATTTTGGACATATGATAATTGATACTAATTCAGATTATTGCAATATTTGTAAAAGGAAAGGCTGCTTAGAAAGTATTATATCCATTGAAAAAATTTTAATTAATGTAAAAAATAATTTCTCTAAAGAATTCTGTCCTGTACTATGGGAAATATGCAGCGGAGATTTGAACAACATCAATATCTCAAATATAATAAAAGCAGCAGATAATGGCTGTATAAATATTAATAATATATTCAAAAAAAATGCTCAGTATTTTGCATTATGTTTAATAAATACATATTCTATTATGGATGTAAATAAAATAATAATTATAGGAGATTTATTCTCTTCAAAACGTTTTGTATCATATTTCAGAACTGCTGTTGAAGAATACCAATTAACAGATATTTATGATAAAATAGAAATGCATTTTCATGAAAATGTTCTACTTTCTCCTGTAGCTTTGCTTTTAAATGAGTATTTATTTTAA
- a CDS encoding sulfatase-like hydrolase/transferase, protein MKKQIVFIMTDTTRKDMLGCYGNKKMITPNLDKLAENGIKYENAYTCQPVCGPARSSIFTGTFPHTNGMVTNCVSLREGVKSIGQILTSNDIHCGYIGKWHLDGGDYFGYGVCPDGWDKNYWYDMKNYLDELSEEDRVKSRKSETSYNDDMKEDFTYAHRCSNRALKFLDEYKDEDFLLVVSYDEPHGPCLCPAPYNTMYEGFKFDDDTVFNDNLENKPLMQRLWAGEALHQKANEINKPSKQLALFLGCNSFVDYEIGRVIDKVNEIASDAMIIFTSDHGDMLGAHKLQMKNACAYKEIANIPLIIKYKEKEKTVSYPASHIDLAPTILDYMNVKIPKVFEGKSMLKQIEDPNVRINDEVFLEFTRYEVDHDGFGGLQMMRAVVDDRYKLVINLLDSDEFYDLEKDPYEVNNLINDENYKEIRNKLHDKLLDNMNRTRDLYRGYQWAARYWRKDKVPNWNNDGYTRQRENEENEPRQLDYDTGLPMINAVRKKILNDEKK, encoded by the coding sequence ATGAAAAAGCAAATAGTTTTTATTATGACGGATACTACAAGAAAAGATATGCTTGGCTGCTATGGAAACAAAAAAATGATAACTCCGAATTTAGATAAATTAGCAGAAAACGGCATAAAATATGAAAATGCTTATACATGTCAGCCTGTATGCGGTCCTGCAAGATCTTCTATATTTACAGGTACTTTTCCTCATACTAATGGAATGGTTACCAACTGTGTTTCTTTAAGGGAGGGAGTAAAAAGTATAGGACAGATATTAACTTCTAATGATATACATTGCGGATATATAGGCAAATGGCATCTTGATGGGGGAGATTATTTCGGATATGGTGTTTGTCCTGATGGATGGGATAAAAATTATTGGTATGATATGAAAAATTATCTTGATGAACTAAGCGAAGAAGACAGAGTAAAATCCAGAAAGTCTGAAACTTCTTATAATGATGATATGAAAGAAGATTTCACTTATGCACATAGATGTTCTAATAGAGCTTTGAAATTTTTAGATGAGTATAAAGATGAAGATTTTCTTTTGGTAGTATCTTATGATGAACCGCATGGACCTTGTTTATGTCCTGCACCGTATAATACAATGTATGAGGGATTCAAATTTGATGATGATACAGTTTTTAATGATAATTTAGAGAATAAGCCTCTTATGCAAAGATTATGGGCTGGAGAGGCTTTGCATCAAAAAGCTAATGAAATAAATAAGCCTTCCAAACAATTAGCTTTATTTTTAGGATGTAATTCTTTTGTAGATTATGAAATAGGCAGAGTTATTGATAAAGTAAATGAAATAGCTTCTGATGCTATGATTATATTTACATCGGATCATGGAGATATGCTTGGTGCTCATAAACTTCAAATGAAAAATGCATGTGCTTATAAAGAAATAGCTAATATACCTCTTATAATTAAATATAAGGAAAAGGAAAAAACAGTATCATATCCTGCTTCTCATATAGATTTAGCACCTACTATACTAGATTATATGAATGTTAAAATACCTAAAGTATTTGAAGGAAAAAGTATGTTAAAGCAAATTGAAGATCCTAATGTTAGGATAAATGATGAGGTGTTTTTAGAGTTTACAAGATATGAAGTAGATCATGATGGTTTCGGCGGACTTCAAATGATGAGGGCGGTTGTTGATGACAGGTATAAACTTGTTATTAATTTATTGGACAGTGATGAGTTTTATGATTTAGAGAAAGATCCTTATGAGGTTAATAATCTTATAAATGATGAAAACTACAAAGAGATTAGAAATAAATTACATGATAAACTTTTGGATAATATGAACAGAACAAGAGATTTATACAGAGGATATCAGTGGGCGGCAAGATATTGGAGAAAAGATAAAGTACCTAATTGGAATAATGACGGATATACAAGACAGAGAGAAAATGAAGAAAATGAACCTCGTCAGCTTGATTATGATACGGGACTTCCTATGATTAATGCGGTTAGAAAAAAAATATTAAATGATGAGAAAAAGTAA
- a CDS encoding solute:sodium symporter family transporter: protein MNYLIIISFLFFTALVAFISWIITKKDDLSTNEGYFLAGRSLSGIVIAGSLILTNLSAEQLVGLNGNGFKHGLSSMAWETTSGLSLVIMALIFLPRYLKSGFTTVPEFLEERFDIGTRNMVTGLFLISLTFIVLPIILYSGGIAVNSLFNVSEILHVSRDTSLFIVIIFTGIVGGIYAIFGGLKAVAVSDTINGVLLLIGGLMIPILGLLKLGDGSLFNGLETLVLVNPEKMNAIGSSTSDAPFSTLFTGMFLVNLFYWCTNQQIVQRAFAAKNLKEGQIGTLIAGFIKMFVPVMLVIPGIIGFHLYKDQITHQDLAYSVLVSNVLPLPLVGFFGAVLFGAVLSSFNSALNSASTMFCLNIYKPIFSPNVDDKKLVFIGKIFGTIVCIFSIFVAPNIAKAPDGLYSFMKSVMGFFNIPTLVVVLMGFATKRVPAIGAKISIVFFIVCYSLYKFVIPIKIHYLHIYGILFVCCVVIMLISGIISPRETPYVQKYTKQVDLTSWKWAKPVSAVMITTLIYLYVLFSKIGIVTSQENIKSKFIVITLIYVIISVVSFIAVKIKFSKE from the coding sequence GCAGGAAGAAGTTTAAGCGGAATAGTAATAGCGGGTTCATTGATACTTACAAATCTTTCAGCCGAACAATTAGTTGGACTTAATGGAAATGGATTTAAACATGGATTATCATCTATGGCTTGGGAAACTACATCAGGATTATCACTTGTAATAATGGCATTAATTTTTTTACCTAGGTATTTAAAAAGCGGATTTACTACTGTACCTGAGTTTTTAGAGGAGAGATTTGATATAGGTACTAGAAATATGGTTACAGGATTATTTCTTATAAGTTTGACTTTTATTGTTCTGCCTATTATTTTGTATTCTGGGGGTATAGCTGTTAATTCATTATTTAATGTTTCTGAAATTTTACATGTATCTAGAGATACTTCATTATTTATAGTAATTATTTTTACAGGAATTGTAGGAGGTATATATGCCATATTTGGAGGATTAAAGGCAGTTGCTGTATCTGATACCATAAATGGAGTATTGCTTTTAATTGGCGGACTTATGATTCCTATATTGGGACTTCTTAAACTTGGTGATGGAAGTTTATTTAATGGATTAGAAACTTTAGTATTAGTGAATCCAGAAAAGATGAATGCTATAGGAAGTTCTACAAGTGATGCACCTTTTTCTACACTATTTACAGGAATGTTTCTTGTAAACTTATTTTATTGGTGCACAAATCAGCAAATAGTTCAAAGAGCATTTGCAGCAAAAAATTTAAAAGAAGGGCAAATAGGAACACTTATAGCAGGGTTCATAAAGATGTTTGTCCCTGTTATGTTAGTTATCCCAGGTATTATAGGATTTCATTTATATAAAGATCAAATTACACATCAGGATTTAGCTTATTCTGTATTAGTTAGTAATGTACTGCCTTTACCTTTGGTAGGATTTTTCGGAGCTGTATTGTTTGGAGCTGTTTTAAGCTCTTTTAATTCTGCTTTGAATTCGGCTTCTACTATGTTTTGCTTAAATATTTATAAGCCTATATTTAGCCCTAATGTAGACGATAAAAAATTGGTATTTATAGGTAAGATATTTGGAACTATAGTGTGCATATTTTCTATATTTGTTGCCCCTAATATAGCTAAAGCACCTGATGGACTTTATTCTTTTATGAAAAGCGTTATGGGATTTTTTAATATACCTACATTGGTAGTTGTGCTTATGGGATTTGCTACAAAAAGAGTGCCTGCTATTGGTGCTAAAATATCAATAGTATTTTTTATAGTATGTTATTCTTTATATAAATTTGTTATACCTATAAAAATACATTATCTGCATATATATGGGATATTGTTTGTATGCTGTGTAGTGATAATGCTTATATCCGGCATAATATCTCCAAGGGAAACACCTTATGTTCAGAAATATACTAAGCAAGTTGATTTAACTTCTTGGAAATGGGCTAAGCCTGTATCTGCTGTAATGATTACAACTTTAATTTATTTGTATGTATTATTTTCTAAGATAGGAATAGTTACTTCTCAAGAAAATATAAAAAGTAAATTTATTGTTATAACATTGATATATGTTATAATTTCTGTAGTATCATTTATAGCTGTAAAAATAAAATTTAGTAAGGAATAA